One genomic segment of Ferrimonas sp. YFM includes these proteins:
- a CDS encoding acyl-CoA dehydrogenase family protein gives MFTQEHEQLRQTVRQFVAQEINPHVDQWERDGIYPARELMGKLGELGLLGITKPTAFGGLGLDYSYQVVFAEEIGAALCGGVPLSIGVQTDMATPALARFGSDELRARYLAPAIAGEMVAAIAVSEPHAGSDVSAIKTKARSDGDHYVINGTKMWITNATQADFLCLLANTSDGPAHKNKSLIIVPTNTPGITLSPKLDKLGMRSSDTAQIFFDEVRVPKSNRIGDEGAGFTLQMMQFQEERLFGGAMCIRMLENCINQTIEYAGQRTAFGQSILDNQSVHFRLAELQTEVECLRALVYRATAAHVAGEEVTTLASMAKLKGGRLCREVTDACLQYWGGMGFMWDNPVSRAYRDQRLCSIGGGADEVMLGIICKAMGTLPRAQR, from the coding sequence ATGTTTACCCAGGAACACGAGCAACTCAGACAAACGGTCCGCCAGTTTGTGGCCCAGGAGATCAACCCCCATGTGGATCAGTGGGAGCGAGACGGAATCTACCCGGCCCGGGAGCTGATGGGCAAGTTGGGGGAACTGGGGCTGCTGGGGATCACCAAGCCCACCGCCTTCGGGGGGCTGGGACTGGATTACAGCTATCAGGTGGTGTTTGCCGAGGAGATAGGTGCGGCGCTCTGCGGCGGCGTGCCGCTGTCCATTGGCGTGCAGACCGATATGGCCACCCCGGCCCTGGCCAGGTTTGGCTCGGATGAGCTGCGGGCACGCTACCTGGCGCCGGCCATCGCCGGCGAGATGGTGGCCGCCATTGCGGTCAGCGAACCCCATGCCGGCTCCGACGTCTCCGCCATCAAGACCAAGGCGCGCAGCGACGGCGACCACTATGTAATCAACGGCACCAAGATGTGGATCACCAACGCCACCCAGGCGGACTTCCTCTGCCTGCTGGCCAACACCTCTGACGGCCCGGCCCACAAGAACAAGTCGCTGATCATCGTTCCCACGAACACGCCGGGGATCACCCTCTCCCCCAAGCTAGATAAACTGGGGATGCGAAGCTCGGACACCGCCCAGATCTTTTTCGATGAGGTGCGGGTGCCAAAGTCCAATCGCATCGGCGACGAAGGGGCCGGCTTCACCCTGCAGATGATGCAGTTTCAGGAGGAGCGCCTGTTTGGCGGCGCCATGTGCATCCGCATGTTGGAGAACTGCATCAATCAGACCATAGAGTACGCCGGTCAAAGAACCGCCTTTGGTCAGAGCATCCTGGATAATCAATCGGTGCACTTCCGCCTTGCCGAGCTGCAGACCGAGGTCGAGTGCCTGCGGGCCCTGGTCTACCGGGCCACTGCCGCCCACGTCGCCGGCGAAGAGGTCACCACCCTGGCCTCCATGGCCAAGCTCAAGGGGGGACGGCTCTGCCGTGAAGTCACCGACGCCTGCCTGCAGTACTGGGGCGGCATGGGTTTTATGTGGGACAACCCGGTCTCCCGCGCCTATCGTGACCAGAGGCTGTGCTCCATCGGCGGCGGCGCCGACGAAGTGATGCTGGGGATCATCTGCAAAGCCATGGGCACCCTGCCCAGAGCGCAAAGGTAA
- a CDS encoding acyl-CoA carboxylase subunit beta — protein sequence MAKINSRLRLCDQQADANRQAMTLAWERVQRVLAKVEDAAESARERYQARGMLLPRDRLALLLDRDAPFLELGALAGHLMDDDSDGRGAGGGCIAGLGRIQGIPCVVVADNYAVKGGTVSPMGLKKKLRMQQIALENRLPLVTLAQSGGANLNYATDTFIEGGRAFANQARLSAAGIPQITLVHGSATAGGAYQPGLSDYVIMVKQQATMYLAGPHLLKAATGEQADDETLGGAEMHLGQAGSGEYLALDDRDAIRQARALLPTLCQRFELGTVPSGMPPCYPAEDLMAIVPDDPKRPYDVRELLARLADGSELLEFKAQFDTQTLCGHMAIEGQKLGVIGNNGPITAKGACKAAQFIQLCQQAGLPLLFVHNTTGFMVGTDAEQSGIIKHGSKLIQAVANATVPKLSLMVGGSYGAGNYAMCGRGLDPRFILAWPNSRTAVMGPAQAGQVLRSVTQARMAKAGAVDEAKLDALQQQTEAMMEAASTPLACSARLWDDAIIEPRDTRRHLAMLLHLCLTAKEREGGSNSFGVSRF from the coding sequence ATGGCGAAGATTAACAGCCGCCTTCGTTTGTGTGACCAGCAGGCCGATGCCAATCGACAGGCCATGACCCTGGCATGGGAGCGGGTGCAGCGGGTATTGGCCAAGGTGGAGGACGCGGCGGAGTCCGCTCGTGAGCGATATCAGGCCAGGGGCATGCTCCTGCCCAGGGACAGGCTGGCCCTGCTGCTGGACAGGGACGCCCCCTTCCTGGAACTGGGTGCCCTTGCCGGTCATCTGATGGACGACGACAGCGATGGTCGCGGCGCCGGCGGCGGCTGCATCGCCGGCCTGGGAAGGATCCAGGGGATCCCCTGTGTGGTGGTGGCGGACAACTACGCGGTCAAAGGGGGCACGGTCTCGCCAATGGGGCTGAAGAAGAAGCTCAGAATGCAGCAGATCGCCCTGGAGAACCGGCTGCCCCTGGTAACCCTGGCCCAAAGCGGCGGCGCCAACCTCAACTATGCCACCGACACCTTCATCGAGGGCGGCCGCGCCTTTGCCAATCAGGCGCGGCTCTCCGCCGCTGGCATCCCGCAAATCACCCTGGTCCATGGTTCGGCCACCGCTGGGGGTGCCTATCAGCCCGGGCTGTCCGACTATGTGATCATGGTGAAGCAGCAGGCCACCATGTATCTGGCGGGTCCCCACCTATTAAAAGCCGCCACCGGCGAACAGGCCGACGACGAAACCCTGGGGGGCGCAGAGATGCATCTGGGCCAGGCCGGCAGTGGTGAATACCTGGCCCTGGATGACCGGGATGCCATTCGCCAGGCCCGGGCGCTGCTGCCCACCCTGTGTCAGCGCTTCGAACTGGGGACTGTCCCGTCCGGCATGCCCCCCTGCTACCCCGCTGAGGATCTGATGGCGATAGTGCCCGATGATCCCAAACGGCCCTATGACGTCAGGGAGCTGTTGGCCCGCCTCGCCGACGGCTCGGAGCTGTTGGAGTTCAAGGCCCAGTTTGACACCCAGACTCTGTGCGGTCACATGGCCATCGAAGGACAGAAGCTGGGCGTCATCGGCAACAACGGTCCTATCACCGCCAAGGGCGCCTGCAAAGCGGCTCAGTTCATTCAGCTGTGCCAGCAGGCAGGACTGCCCCTGCTGTTTGTCCACAACACCACAGGATTCATGGTGGGCACCGACGCCGAACAAAGCGGCATCATCAAGCACGGGTCCAAACTGATTCAGGCGGTGGCCAACGCCACCGTGCCCAAACTCAGCCTGATGGTGGGCGGCTCCTATGGCGCCGGCAACTACGCCATGTGCGGCCGTGGTTTGGATCCGCGCTTTATCCTGGCCTGGCCCAACAGCCGCACCGCCGTCATGGGCCCCGCCCAGGCCGGCCAGGTGCTGCGCAGCGTCACCCAGGCGCGCATGGCCAAAGCCGGGGCGGTGGACGAGGCCAAGCTCGATGCGCTGCAACAACAGACCGAAGCCATGATGGAGGCCGCCTCCACCCCGCTGGCCTGCAGCGCCCGCTTGTGGGATGACGCCATCATCGAACCCAGAGACACACGCCGTCACCTGGCGATGTTGCTGCACCTGTGCCTCACCGCCAAGGAGCGCGAGGGCGGCAGCAACAGTTTCGGCGTCAGCCGCTTTTGA
- a CDS encoding SDR family oxidoreductase, with translation MHYQSIYRPGLFQEQVILVTGGGSGIGRCIAHELASLGAQVVLIGRSTHKLEKVCGEIRDDGGQASLYTLDIRDEPGVVQAIASLLEQHGQIDALVNNAGGQFPSPLEQISLKGFSAVVYTNLVGGFLMARECYRQWMKQNGGSVVNITADFHNGMPGMGHSGAARAGMENFSKTAAWEWGHSGVRVNSVAPGWVASSGMDTYEEPMRSLIPKLQAQVPLKRMATEAEVSAAVTFLLSPGAAFINGATIKVDGGASLGSATWPIGREQAHNNQGFDGFHRAQAPKVLQGGRDGED, from the coding sequence ATGCATTATCAGAGCATCTACCGCCCAGGCCTGTTCCAAGAACAGGTGATACTGGTCACCGGCGGCGGCAGCGGCATTGGCCGCTGCATCGCCCACGAACTGGCCTCCCTGGGCGCTCAGGTGGTCCTCATTGGCCGTTCCACCCATAAGCTGGAGAAAGTATGCGGCGAGATCCGAGATGACGGTGGCCAGGCCAGCCTGTACACCCTGGATATTCGCGATGAACCCGGCGTGGTCCAGGCCATAGCCAGCCTCCTTGAACAACACGGCCAAATCGATGCTCTGGTCAATAACGCCGGCGGTCAGTTCCCCTCCCCCCTTGAGCAGATCAGCCTCAAGGGGTTCAGCGCCGTGGTCTACACCAACCTGGTCGGGGGCTTCCTGATGGCCAGGGAGTGCTACCGGCAGTGGATGAAGCAAAATGGCGGCTCTGTGGTCAACATCACCGCGGACTTTCACAACGGCATGCCCGGTATGGGCCACTCCGGCGCAGCCCGGGCCGGCATGGAGAACTTCAGTAAAACCGCCGCCTGGGAATGGGGTCACAGCGGAGTACGGGTAAACTCCGTGGCCCCGGGCTGGGTTGCTTCCAGCGGCATGGACACCTATGAGGAGCCGATGCGCTCCCTGATCCCCAAGTTGCAGGCCCAGGTCCCCCTCAAACGGATGGCCACCGAGGCTGAGGTCTCGGCGGCGGTCACCTTCCTGCTCTCCCCGGGCGCGGCCTTCATCAACGGGGCCACCATCAAGGTGGACGGCGGCGCCTCTCTGGGGTCCGCCACCTGGCCCATAGGCCGGGAACAGGCACACAATAACCAGGGATTCGACGGCTTCCACAGAGCCCAGGCGCCCAAGGTGCTTCAGGGAGGCCGCGATGGCGAAGATTAA
- a CDS encoding TetR/AcrR family transcriptional regulator yields the protein MSQSVEQTLIEQGVLVDPNSARGRLLTQAARLFRQKGYQSTTVRDLASAVGILSGSLFHHYKNKEAILKAVMVEGIHHTMARMRSELAAQSSTEGRLRALIACELDALNGDWGDAMAVVINEWRFLSDGGQQDILALREEYEQMWLDLLYQARKERLITASPKVLRKLLYGAITWTDKWFDSSGELSYQELTDAILQLAIKPASDP from the coding sequence ATGAGCCAGAGCGTGGAACAAACACTGATTGAGCAGGGGGTGTTGGTGGACCCAAACAGTGCAAGGGGCCGGTTGTTGACCCAGGCGGCCAGGCTATTTCGGCAAAAAGGGTACCAAAGCACGACAGTCCGGGATCTGGCCAGTGCCGTGGGCATTCTCTCGGGCAGCCTGTTTCATCACTACAAAAACAAGGAGGCCATTCTCAAGGCGGTGATGGTGGAGGGGATCCATCACACCATGGCGAGGATGCGTTCAGAGCTGGCGGCGCAGAGCAGCACCGAGGGCCGGTTGCGGGCGCTCATCGCCTGCGAGCTGGATGCCCTCAACGGCGATTGGGGGGATGCCATGGCGGTGGTGATCAATGAGTGGCGCTTTCTGTCCGATGGGGGGCAGCAGGATATCCTGGCGCTCAGGGAGGAGTATGAGCAGATGTGGCTGGATCTCCTTTATCAGGCCAGGAAAGAGAGGCTGATCACAGCATCCCCCAAAGTTCTGCGTAAACTGCTCTACGGTGCCATCACCTGGACCGACAAATGGTTCGACAGCTCCGGTGAGCTCAGTTATCAGGAGCTGACCGACGCCATTTTGCAGCTGGCGATCAAACCTGCCTCAGATCCCTGA
- a CDS encoding acyl-CoA dehydrogenase family protein — MQYNAPLTEMQFLLKDVFKASEVWQSVPALSDAIDMDTAAAILEEGAKITQTLIAPLNREGDEEGVRFEQGMVYTPKGYKEAYQTYAESGWVGLSGEPEYGGMGMPKMLGVLFDEMVYSASNAFALYGSLTAGAALCIAAHGDETLKQTYLPKLYSGEWSGAMDMTEPQSGSDLSQLRTKAVSQEDGSYLLTGSKIFITGGDHDLTENVVHLVLAKLPDAPGGSRGISLFLVPKFKVNEDGSVGEANGVTCGAVEHKMGIKASATCVINFDNAQGYLVGRVNRGLIAMFTMMNYERLSIGIQGLGCGEAAYQLAADYARERKQGKGSGRGLGGEADPIVVHGDVRRMLLDIASVTEAGRALSVYTGMQLDLAKHGEGEVQKRASTQVALLTPLAKAFFSDKGLECTIAAQQVFGGHGYIREWGVEQLVRDARIAQIYEGTNGIQALDLLGRKVLGDKGQALSELKRQAEQELEGLSAQWFGYRTQLLGLFDALLEKAAELVNSSTRNDAVNSAATDYLHAAGYAIYGWMWLKMVKAAEEGEMEESFVARKGMLARYFFERQLPRADYHLKVIHQDPEVIMSMPNDWF, encoded by the coding sequence ATGCAATATAACGCCCCCCTTACCGAGATGCAGTTTCTGCTCAAGGATGTGTTCAAGGCGTCTGAGGTGTGGCAATCCGTGCCCGCCTTGAGCGATGCCATCGATATGGATACCGCTGCCGCCATCCTGGAGGAGGGGGCAAAGATCACTCAAACCCTGATTGCGCCGCTCAACCGAGAGGGTGACGAAGAGGGCGTGCGCTTCGAGCAGGGCATGGTCTACACCCCAAAAGGCTATAAAGAGGCCTATCAGACCTACGCCGAGTCCGGCTGGGTGGGTCTGTCCGGTGAGCCAGAGTATGGCGGCATGGGCATGCCCAAGATGCTGGGTGTGCTGTTCGACGAGATGGTCTACTCCGCCTCGAACGCCTTCGCCCTCTATGGTTCTCTGACTGCTGGTGCCGCCCTGTGTATCGCGGCCCACGGAGATGAGACTCTGAAGCAGACCTACCTGCCCAAACTCTACTCCGGCGAGTGGAGCGGTGCCATGGACATGACCGAACCCCAGTCCGGTTCGGATCTCAGCCAGTTGCGCACCAAGGCGGTATCCCAGGAGGATGGCAGCTACCTGCTGACCGGCTCCAAGATCTTCATCACCGGCGGCGACCACGATCTGACCGAGAACGTGGTGCACCTGGTGCTGGCCAAACTGCCCGATGCCCCCGGGGGCAGCCGTGGCATCTCCCTGTTCCTGGTGCCTAAGTTCAAGGTGAATGAGGACGGCAGCGTGGGTGAGGCTAATGGGGTCACCTGTGGTGCGGTGGAGCACAAGATGGGCATCAAGGCCTCGGCCACCTGCGTGATCAATTTCGACAACGCCCAGGGCTATCTGGTGGGCCGGGTAAACCGTGGCCTGATCGCCATGTTCACCATGATGAACTATGAGCGCCTCTCCATCGGCATCCAGGGCCTGGGCTGTGGTGAAGCGGCCTATCAGCTGGCGGCCGATTACGCCCGTGAGCGTAAGCAGGGCAAGGGCAGTGGCCGCGGCCTGGGTGGCGAAGCCGATCCCATCGTGGTTCACGGTGACGTACGCCGTATGCTGCTGGACATCGCCTCGGTCACCGAAGCGGGGCGCGCCCTGTCTGTGTACACCGGCATGCAGCTGGATCTGGCCAAACATGGTGAGGGCGAGGTTCAGAAGCGGGCCTCCACCCAGGTGGCACTGCTGACCCCGCTGGCCAAAGCCTTTTTCAGCGACAAGGGGCTGGAGTGCACCATCGCCGCCCAGCAGGTGTTTGGCGGCCACGGCTACATCCGTGAATGGGGAGTAGAGCAGCTGGTACGCGATGCCCGCATCGCTCAAATCTACGAAGGCACCAACGGCATTCAGGCGCTGGATCTGCTCGGTCGCAAAGTGCTGGGTGACAAGGGCCAAGCCCTGTCGGAACTTAAGCGTCAGGCGGAGCAGGAGCTGGAAGGCCTGAGCGCCCAGTGGTTTGGTTATCGCACTCAGTTGCTGGGACTGTTCGATGCCCTGCTGGAGAAGGCCGCCGAACTGGTCAACAGCAGCACCCGCAATGATGCGGTCAACAGCGCCGCCACCGATTATCTGCACGCTGCAGGCTACGCCATCTATGGCTGGATGTGGCTGAAGATGGTCAAGGCGGCGGAAGAGGGTGAGATGGAGGAGTCCTTCGTTGCCCGCAAGGGGATGCTGGCTCGCTACTTCTTCGAGCGTCAGCTGCCTCGTGCCGACTATCACCTTAAGGTGATCCATCAGGATCCCGAGGTGATCATGTCCATGCCCAACGACTGGTTCTGA
- a CDS encoding YnhF family membrane protein, with amino-acid sequence MSQEMKFALISSAAILGGILALGLVAITYA; translated from the coding sequence ATGAGTCAGGAGATGAAGTTTGCTCTAATCAGCTCGGCGGCTATTTTGGGGGGAATTCTAGCCCTTGGATTGGTGGCCATTACCTACGCCTGA
- the pssA gene encoding CDP-diacylglycerol--serine O-phosphatidyltransferase, with the protein MLWSTVITMKMAPSQTPAWLLELPGTAISADNLEILLDTASFKSRLLEGIRSAKTRIYLAALYLQNDEAGREVLNALYEAKQANPELDVHVLVDFHRSRRGLIGKGPQVGNDQFYRDTAARYTHQIEIHGVPVKNREWMGVLHLKGFVIDDTVYYSGASINNVYLHQQEKYRYDRYHLIHSQPLADSMVNYIRDNLIASSAVISLLSPPLPTLKQMKSSVRQLRLRLVRARYQVDGQPGDGAMIFPLSGLGRTENLLNKTIERLLGEARERVFICTPYFNLPRPLMAAISKLMKRGIKVDLVVGDKTANDFYIPPGQPFSPVGALPYLYEQNLRRFAKRHRRAIDAGLLNLRLWLDEGHSYHLKGMQIDDDYYLLTGNNLNPRAWALDLENGLLIQDPKEELRDAFTREREAILTHTTRVNSYDALESLDSYPDPVKKLLKRLRRVRADLLLKRIL; encoded by the coding sequence ATGCTATGGAGTACCGTCATTACCATGAAGATGGCGCCCTCACAGACCCCCGCCTGGCTTCTCGAGTTGCCTGGCACGGCGATCAGTGCTGACAATCTCGAGATCCTGCTGGATACCGCCAGTTTTAAGAGTCGACTGCTGGAGGGGATACGATCTGCCAAGACACGCATCTATCTGGCTGCCCTCTATCTTCAGAACGACGAAGCGGGCAGGGAGGTACTCAATGCGCTGTATGAGGCCAAACAAGCGAATCCTGAGCTGGATGTTCACGTGCTGGTGGACTTCCACCGTTCCCGCCGTGGCCTGATCGGCAAGGGGCCCCAGGTAGGCAATGACCAGTTCTATCGTGATACCGCGGCTCGTTACACTCACCAGATTGAGATTCACGGTGTGCCGGTGAAAAACCGTGAGTGGATGGGGGTGTTGCACCTTAAGGGGTTCGTCATTGACGACACCGTCTACTACAGCGGTGCCAGCATCAACAACGTCTACCTGCACCAGCAGGAGAAATACCGCTACGACCGATATCACCTGATCCACAGTCAGCCCCTGGCCGACAGCATGGTGAACTACATCAGAGACAACCTGATCGCCAGCAGTGCGGTGATCTCCCTGTTGTCGCCGCCCCTGCCGACCCTCAAGCAGATGAAGAGCTCGGTGCGTCAGCTGCGCCTGAGGTTGGTGCGTGCCCGTTACCAGGTGGATGGTCAGCCAGGCGACGGCGCCATGATTTTCCCTCTATCCGGCCTGGGCCGCACGGAAAATCTGCTGAACAAAACCATTGAGCGTCTGCTGGGCGAAGCCCGGGAGCGGGTGTTTATCTGTACGCCCTATTTCAACTTGCCAAGACCACTGATGGCGGCCATCTCCAAGCTGATGAAGCGTGGCATCAAGGTGGATCTGGTGGTTGGCGACAAGACGGCCAACGATTTCTATATCCCGCCGGGCCAGCCTTTTAGCCCAGTGGGTGCCTTGCCCTATCTGTATGAGCAGAATCTGCGCCGGTTTGCCAAGCGCCACCGCAGGGCCATCGATGCCGGATTGCTGAACCTGCGCCTGTGGCTGGATGAGGGTCACAGTTACCACCTGAAGGGGATGCAGATTGACGATGATTACTATCTGCTCACCGGTAATAACCTGAACCCCAGGGCCTGGGCCCTGGATCTGGAAAATGGCCTGCTGATCCAGGATCCCAAGGAGGAGCTTAGGGATGCCTTTACCCGTGAGCGGGAGGCGATCCTGACCCACACCACGCGGGTGAACAGCTATGATGCCCTCGAGAGCCTGGACAGTTACCCGGATCCGGTGAAAAAGTTGTTGAAACGGCTTCGACGGGTGCGGGCAGACCTGCTGCTCAAGCGCATTCTCTGA
- a CDS encoding amino acid aminotransferase, with the protein MMFENIPQAPADPILGLNEAFKTDPRPNKVNLGVGVYKDAEGQTPVLKCVKKAEARLLEQQKTKSYLSIDGLPEYAAAVQALLFGAQSAIISGQRARTAQAPGGTGALRVAADFAKNNLEARKVWISNPSWANHAQIFEAVGFEVAYYRYYDAESKSLDFDGMKADLQGIEAGDLVILHGCCHNPSGIDPTEAQWTELADVAKARGWLPLFDFAYQGFATDVEEDATGLRLFAERLPELLVASSFSKNFGLYNERTGAFTLVASDSDEANRAFSQVKKVIRANYSNPPAHGAMVVATILADEELKALWLEELASMRQRIKEMRTDFVARLKQAGVAGDFSFIEQQNGMFSFSGLNPDQVAALKEEYAIYIVRSGRINVAGMTEANIQYLVDAIAAVL; encoded by the coding sequence ATAATGTTTGAGAACATCCCCCAAGCCCCTGCCGACCCCATTCTTGGCCTGAACGAGGCCTTTAAAACCGATCCCCGTCCCAACAAGGTGAACCTTGGTGTCGGTGTGTATAAGGACGCCGAAGGTCAGACCCCTGTGCTGAAGTGCGTCAAGAAAGCGGAAGCCAGGCTGCTTGAGCAGCAGAAGACCAAGAGTTACCTCTCCATCGACGGGTTGCCAGAATATGCCGCCGCCGTTCAGGCACTGCTGTTTGGTGCCCAGAGCGCCATCATCAGTGGTCAGAGAGCGCGTACCGCCCAGGCTCCGGGAGGCACCGGCGCACTGAGGGTGGCGGCGGACTTTGCCAAGAACAACCTGGAAGCCCGCAAGGTGTGGATCAGCAACCCCAGCTGGGCCAACCACGCTCAGATCTTTGAAGCCGTGGGTTTCGAAGTGGCTTACTACCGCTACTATGATGCCGAGTCCAAGAGCCTGGACTTCGACGGCATGAAGGCGGATCTGCAGGGGATCGAGGCGGGGGATCTGGTGATCCTGCACGGCTGCTGTCACAACCCCAGTGGTATCGACCCAACTGAAGCCCAGTGGACCGAGCTGGCGGACGTGGCCAAGGCGCGCGGCTGGCTGCCCCTGTTCGATTTCGCCTACCAGGGTTTTGCCACCGACGTGGAAGAGGACGCGACCGGTCTGCGCCTGTTCGCCGAGCGTCTGCCAGAGCTGCTGGTGGCCAGCAGTTTCTCCAAGAACTTCGGCCTCTACAATGAGCGCACCGGCGCCTTTACCCTGGTGGCCAGCGACAGCGATGAAGCCAATCGTGCCTTTTCCCAGGTCAAGAAGGTGATCCGCGCCAACTACTCCAACCCACCGGCCCATGGTGCCATGGTGGTGGCCACCATCCTGGCGGATGAGGAGCTCAAAGCTCTGTGGTTGGAAGAGTTGGCCAGCATGCGTCAGCGCATCAAAGAGATGCGCACCGACTTCGTGGCTCGCCTCAAGCAAGCGGGTGTGGCCGGCGACTTCAGCTTCATCGAGCAGCAGAACGGCATGTTCAGCTTCTCCGGCCTGAATCCGGACCAGGTGGCGGCCCTAAAGGAAGAGTACGCCATCTACATCGTCCGTTCAGGCCGCATCAACGTTGCCGGCATGACAGAGGCCAACATCCAGTATCTGGTGGATGCCATCGCCGCCGTGCTCTAA
- a CDS encoding glycosyltransferase family A protein, producing the protein MEPSICVVIPSHNCLDYLPRALNSVWKQSLPAREIWVIDDGSDDGTTEWLQTQKMIHPKLNSLRLEGVGCSAARNAAIALTQCDWIAFLDADDTWHPDKLRSQWQVLVNRPDAALCFTNYMHINPEGEQIIDCFSFWPEFQRYLPLLPNYVAPQQLLAENVIGTSTVMARRQAIEEAGGFDTRLASASDWELWLKIAKAYPTIALPDCQCDYLMRPGSISMARLKRLNAMTEILNRHQPDFHKHPAAIHSALARINLGYAEWYQEQREFGRALVFQLKALWNRYDNRGVKRAGRLMIQMVSSRP; encoded by the coding sequence ATGGAACCCAGTATCTGTGTCGTAATACCCAGCCACAACTGCCTGGACTACCTGCCCCGTGCCCTCAACTCAGTCTGGAAACAGTCTCTGCCAGCCCGGGAGATCTGGGTCATAGACGACGGCTCAGACGACGGCACCACCGAATGGCTGCAAACCCAGAAGATGATCCACCCCAAGCTGAACAGTTTGCGTCTGGAGGGGGTGGGCTGCTCGGCGGCGCGCAATGCCGCCATCGCCCTGACTCAGTGCGACTGGATCGCCTTTCTTGACGCAGACGACACCTGGCACCCCGACAAGTTGCGTAGCCAGTGGCAGGTGCTGGTCAACCGGCCCGACGCGGCGCTGTGCTTCACCAACTACATGCACATCAACCCGGAGGGAGAGCAGATCATCGACTGCTTCAGCTTCTGGCCGGAGTTCCAGCGTTACCTGCCTCTCCTGCCCAACTATGTTGCCCCGCAGCAGCTCCTGGCAGAGAACGTCATCGGCACCTCCACTGTGATGGCCCGGCGCCAGGCCATAGAGGAAGCGGGCGGCTTCGATACACGACTGGCATCGGCGTCCGACTGGGAGCTGTGGCTGAAGATTGCCAAAGCTTACCCAACCATCGCCCTGCCCGATTGCCAGTGCGATTACCTGATGCGGCCGGGATCCATCTCCATGGCCAGGCTGAAAAGGCTCAATGCCATGACCGAGATCCTCAACCGCCATCAGCCTGATTTTCATAAGCACCCGGCCGCGATCCACAGCGCCCTGGCCAGGATCAACCTGGGGTACGCGGAGTGGTATCAGGAGCAGAGGGAGTTTGGTCGGGCGCTGGTGTTCCAGCTCAAGGCGTTGTGGAACCGCTACGACAACAGGGGGGTAAAACGAGCGGGCCGACTGATGATCCAGATGGTCAGCAGTCGGCCCTGA
- a CDS encoding glycosyltransferase, with product MKSIAYVIPSFPVLSETFVVNEMTAMAELGHKILPIALETRPEVDNELHRHWVRHMVTPWNVSKLSLAKMLMRAPFNPELWRFLASQSGFSARGLLLLGVRIAVQAKGCDHIHAHFAQHSAAAAIVAARLLGITVSFVGHGADVYRAPADLELKLRHSDLSIAVCREMREMFSPHCKGITALVPCGIDTNKFSRQAPSEGDKRLLFVGRLVEKKGLDTLLMAMALLGDPELELDIVGDGPLKQQWQTLAKAMGLTGVRFLGARPQSWLASEGSHYLAMVAPYRVAKDGDRDTGPLICKEAMAMGLPVIASSLMGLKELVSSRTGFRVRPDDPQSLKRAIRALLAMPEAERQKLGLKGRERVRRHYELKLQARRLSSLVEAL from the coding sequence ATGAAGAGCATCGCCTACGTCATTCCCAGTTTTCCTGTGTTGTCCGAGACCTTCGTGGTCAACGAGATGACCGCCATGGCCGAGCTGGGGCACAAAATACTGCCCATCGCCCTGGAGACCCGCCCCGAGGTGGATAACGAGCTCCATCGCCACTGGGTGCGGCATATGGTGACTCCCTGGAACGTCAGCAAGCTGTCTCTGGCTAAGATGCTGATGCGGGCGCCATTCAACCCGGAGCTGTGGCGCTTTCTGGCCAGCCAGAGTGGCTTCAGTGCCCGCGGTTTGCTGCTGCTTGGCGTCAGGATCGCGGTTCAGGCCAAAGGGTGCGACCACATTCACGCTCACTTCGCCCAGCACAGCGCCGCCGCCGCCATTGTGGCCGCACGTTTGCTGGGCATTACCGTCTCCTTTGTTGGCCATGGTGCGGACGTTTATCGGGCGCCGGCGGATCTGGAGCTGAAACTGCGCCACAGCGATCTGTCCATCGCCGTGTGCCGTGAGATGAGAGAGATGTTCTCCCCCCACTGCAAGGGGATCACCGCCCTGGTGCCTTGCGGCATCGACACCAACAAGTTCAGCCGCCAGGCACCCTCTGAAGGGGACAAACGCCTGTTGTTTGTAGGGCGTTTGGTGGAGAAAAAGGGGCTGGATACCCTGCTGATGGCGATGGCGCTGTTGGGGGATCCTGAACTGGAGCTGGATATCGTTGGCGATGGCCCCTTGAAACAGCAGTGGCAAACCCTGGCCAAGGCCATGGGGCTCACCGGTGTTCGGTTTCTCGGCGCCCGGCCCCAGAGCTGGCTGGCCAGTGAAGGCAGCCACTATCTGGCCATGGTGGCCCCATACCGGGTGGCCAAAGATGGGGACCGCGATACCGGTCCGCTGATCTGTAAAGAGGCGATGGCCATGGGCCTGCCGGTCATCGCGTCCAGCCTGATGGGGCTGAAGGAACTGGTGTCATCCCGCACCGGCTTTCGTGTGCGCCCGGACGATCCTCAGTCCCTCAAGCGGGCGATCCGCGCGCTGTTGGCCATGCCGGAGGCAGAGAGACAAAAGCTGGGACTGAAGGGGCGTGAACGGGTACGCCGTCACTACGAGCTGAAGCTTCAGGCACGTCGGCTCTCCTCCCTGGTGGAGGCGCTGTGA